In one Nicotiana tomentosiformis chromosome 6, ASM39032v3, whole genome shotgun sequence genomic region, the following are encoded:
- the LOC138894461 gene encoding uncharacterized protein — protein sequence MAQNSSWMARGTTLTPILHFVALDPNNSHAENIATLMTHMSILTKKIDEMGTKQIQEKLAAHDSTIKGIETQLGQMSMALNNRPQGTLPADTNINLKEQNPNQLMAVSLRNGRDLDREQEVAQFTRETTPTTPVTLEADESTELTEVIIEQAQVDKGKEKDGEQVSEQVAPLVPKASNKEKTSSSGQRLTPAPFPQRLAKQKKDDQCRKFMEMLRQIQLNIPLMDALREMPGYAKMMKDLMLRKFDFQDLSSVTLTQTCSAVVTRLMAQKVSDPGSFIIPCTIRSYAFSKALCDLGASINLMPLAIYTKLGIGRARPT from the exons atggctcaaaattcaAGCTGGATGGCTAGAGGTACGACACTTACACCAATATTGCATTTtgttgctcttgacccaaacaattcccatgcagagaacatagccactctcatgacTCATATGAGCATactgacaaagaaaattgatgagatgggtacaaaGCAA ATACAAGAAAAGTTAGCAGCACATGATTCAACAAtcaaaggcattgaaactcaaCTGGGACAGATGTCTATGGCCTTGAACAATCGCCCCCAAGGAACATTGCCCGCAGATACAAATATTAACCTAAAGGAACAGAACCCAAATCAGCTAATGGCGGTGAGTCTCAGGAATGGAAGAGATTTAGATAGAGAGCAAGAAGTTGCTCAATTTACGAGAGAGACTACGCCAACTACGCCAGTTACATTAGAGGCAGATGAGTCAACAGAGCTCACCGAGGTTATAATTGAACAAGCACAAGTTGACAAGGGTAAGGAGAAAGATGGTGAACAAGTCTCAGAAcaggtggcacctcttgtgccaaaagcttccaacaaagaaaagacatCAAGTAGTGGACAGAGGTTGACTCCTGCACCATTCCCTCAGAGAttggcaaaacaaaagaaagatgacCAATgcaggaaattcatggaaatgcttcgacagattcaattgaatattccactgatggatgctttgagagaaatgccagggtatgcaaaaatgatgaaggacctgATGTTGCGGAAATTTGACTTCCAAGACCTGTCCTCTGTAACTCTGACACAGACCTGCAGCGCGGTAGTGACAAGACTTATGGCCCAAAAGGTGTCTGATCCAGGTAGCTTCATTATCCCATGCACTATTAGGAGTTATGCTTTttctaaagcattgtgtgacttgggagccagcataaacttgatgcccttggcaatCTATACAAAACTAGGCATAGGCAGAGCTAGACCGACCTAA